The following are encoded together in the Deinococcus soli (ex Cha et al. 2016) genome:
- a CDS encoding M15 family metallopeptidase produces MQRRAVWTCLLGACLGWASALTPAESAAAQRLVAAYPAFLRGVEGGALVWWDGTRMSLKRSAATTYPGRLDAPGLLDQLDAAYPACAPLTAPAYLSDPGRARFEPLFRKMYGASDPAVRANLVTVDWFGQPLRVTRVNGAADSLRAVAQELAAHPEWRAFLTPSAGAFLWRTVAGTSRRSVHSFGAAIDLNTTRAAYWQWSGFREGQRGIPWRNQFPAGLVHTFERHGWIWGGRWYHLDTMHFEYRPELTGACAAGR; encoded by the coding sequence CCGAGTCGGCCGCCGCGCAGCGGCTGGTGGCGGCGTACCCGGCGTTCCTGCGGGGCGTGGAGGGCGGCGCGCTGGTGTGGTGGGATGGCACACGCATGTCCCTGAAGCGCAGCGCGGCCACCACCTACCCGGGGCGACTGGACGCGCCGGGCCTGCTCGATCAGCTGGACGCCGCGTACCCCGCCTGCGCGCCCCTGACGGCGCCCGCGTACCTGAGTGATCCGGGCCGCGCCCGCTTCGAGCCCCTCTTCCGGAAGATGTACGGCGCGTCCGACCCTGCCGTGCGCGCGAACCTCGTGACCGTGGACTGGTTCGGGCAGCCGCTGCGGGTCACGCGCGTGAACGGAGCGGCCGACTCGCTGCGGGCAGTCGCGCAGGAACTGGCGGCGCACCCGGAGTGGCGCGCGTTCCTGACGCCCAGCGCGGGCGCGTTCCTGTGGCGCACGGTGGCGGGCACGTCCCGGCGCAGCGTCCACTCGTTCGGCGCGGCCATCGACCTGAATACCACCCGCGCGGCGTACTGGCAGTGGAGCGGCTTCCGCGAGGGGCAGCGCGGCATTCCCTGGCGCAACCAGTTCCCGGCGGGGCTGGTGCACACCTTCGAGCGGCACGGCTGGATCTGGGGCGGGCGCTGGTACCACCTCGACACCATGCACTTCGAGTACCGCCCGGAACTCACGGGGGCGTGCGCCGCCGGGCGCTGA